A genomic window from Salvia miltiorrhiza cultivar Shanhuang (shh) chromosome 5, IMPLAD_Smil_shh, whole genome shotgun sequence includes:
- the LOC131024680 gene encoding hydroxyproline O-galactosyltransferase HPGT1-like isoform X2, producing the protein MGSRGSNFGNRMSFLMLSMFATMAWFYVAGRLWQDAESRVYLVKELDKRTGQGKSSISVDDTMKIITCREYQKKLAALNVDLEKARQEGFVSKHIPENSITTKKKLLAVVGIITMFGRKNNREAIRKAWMPTGTALKKLEADKGIVIRFVIGRSVNQGDSSDREIDSENREANDIMILENHVETPEERAKKTKLFLIHAVEHWDSEFYVKINDDVYVNIDALGSVLASHLDKARVYIGCMKSGEVFSQPKQKWYEPDWWKFGDGKSYFRHASGEVFAISQPLAQFVSVNRLVLRTYAHDDVSVGSWFIGLDVKHVDEGKFCCSSWASGAICASA; encoded by the exons ATGGGTAGCCGGGGATCGAATTTCGGGAACCGGATGTCGTTCTTGATGCTTTCCATGTTCGCTACCATGGCTTGGTTTTACGTTGCCGGCAG ATTGTGGCAGGATGCGGAGAGTAGAGTGTATTTAGTTAAAGAGCTGGATAAGAGAACTGGCCAG GGAAAGTCTTCAATTTCTGTAGATGACACGATGAAGATCATTACTTGCAG GGAATATCAGAAGAAATTAGCTGCTCTTAATGTGGATCTGGAAAAAGCTAGGCAGGAAGGTTTTGTGTCTAAGCATATCCCAGAAAATAGTATAACCACAAAGAAGAAACTTTTGGCGGTTGTAGGGATAATTACAATGTTTGGACGCAAGAACAACAGAGAAGCAATTCGCAAGGCCTGGATGCCTACTG GTACTGCTCTCAAGAAACTGGAGGCAGATAAAGGCATTGTCATCCGATTTGTGATAGGGAGAAG TGTGAATCAAGGTGACAGTTCAGACAGGGAGATCGACAGTGAAAATAGGGAGGCTAATGACATCATGATTCTT GAAAATCATGTCGAGACACCTGAAGAGCGAGCAAAGAAGACAAAACTGTTCCTGATTCATGCTGTAGAGCACTGGGATTCTGAGTTCTATGTTAAGATTAATGACGATGTGTACGTTAATATTG ATGCTCTTGGATCTGTGCTTGCAAGTCATTTGGACAAGGCTCGCGTTTATATTGGATGTATGAAGTCAGGAGAAGTGTTTTCTCAGCC GAAACAAAAATGGTATGAACCTGACTGGTGGAAATTTGGGGATGGGAAATC GTACTTTCGACATGCTTCAGGTGAAGTGTTTGCTATATCACAACCACTAGCTCAGTTTGTTTCAGTTAACAG ATTGGTCCTCCGTACTTATGCCCACGATGATGTCAGCGTCGGATCATGGTTTATTGGGCTTGATGTGAAACATGTAGATGAAGGGAAGTTTTGTTGCTCATCCTGGGCTTCAG GAGCCATTTGTGCATCGGCGTGA
- the LOC131024680 gene encoding hydroxyproline O-galactosyltransferase HPGT1-like isoform X1 — MGSRGSNFGNRMSFLMLSMFATMAWFYVAGRLWQDAESRVYLVKELDKRTGQGKSSISVDDTMKIITCREYQKKLAALNVDLEKARQEGFVSKHIPENSITTKKKLLAVVGIITMFGRKNNREAIRKAWMPTGTALKKLEADKGIVIRFVIGRSVNQGDSSDREIDSENREANDIMILENHVETPEERAKKTKLFLIHAVEHWDSEFYVKINDDVYVNIDALGSVLASHLDKARVYIGCMKSGEVFSQPKQKWYEPDWWKFGDGKSYFRHASGEVFAISQPLAQFVSVNRLVLRTYAHDDVSVGSWFIGLDVKHVDEGKFCCSSWASGSHYSFRTSV, encoded by the exons ATGGGTAGCCGGGGATCGAATTTCGGGAACCGGATGTCGTTCTTGATGCTTTCCATGTTCGCTACCATGGCTTGGTTTTACGTTGCCGGCAG ATTGTGGCAGGATGCGGAGAGTAGAGTGTATTTAGTTAAAGAGCTGGATAAGAGAACTGGCCAG GGAAAGTCTTCAATTTCTGTAGATGACACGATGAAGATCATTACTTGCAG GGAATATCAGAAGAAATTAGCTGCTCTTAATGTGGATCTGGAAAAAGCTAGGCAGGAAGGTTTTGTGTCTAAGCATATCCCAGAAAATAGTATAACCACAAAGAAGAAACTTTTGGCGGTTGTAGGGATAATTACAATGTTTGGACGCAAGAACAACAGAGAAGCAATTCGCAAGGCCTGGATGCCTACTG GTACTGCTCTCAAGAAACTGGAGGCAGATAAAGGCATTGTCATCCGATTTGTGATAGGGAGAAG TGTGAATCAAGGTGACAGTTCAGACAGGGAGATCGACAGTGAAAATAGGGAGGCTAATGACATCATGATTCTT GAAAATCATGTCGAGACACCTGAAGAGCGAGCAAAGAAGACAAAACTGTTCCTGATTCATGCTGTAGAGCACTGGGATTCTGAGTTCTATGTTAAGATTAATGACGATGTGTACGTTAATATTG ATGCTCTTGGATCTGTGCTTGCAAGTCATTTGGACAAGGCTCGCGTTTATATTGGATGTATGAAGTCAGGAGAAGTGTTTTCTCAGCC GAAACAAAAATGGTATGAACCTGACTGGTGGAAATTTGGGGATGGGAAATC GTACTTTCGACATGCTTCAGGTGAAGTGTTTGCTATATCACAACCACTAGCTCAGTTTGTTTCAGTTAACAG ATTGGTCCTCCGTACTTATGCCCACGATGATGTCAGCGTCGGATCATGGTTTATTGGGCTTGATGTGAAACATGTAGATGAAGGGAAGTTTTGTTGCTCATCCTGGGCTTCAGGTTCTCATTATTCCTTTCGAACATCCGTTTGA